A genomic segment from Halomonas sp. GD1P12 encodes:
- a CDS encoding ABC transporter permease yields MLSYFIRRLLAAIPVMLVVALSVFLLLRLAPGDPAVIIAGDMASPAQVESIRVALGLDQPIYTQFVIWMGNMLQGDFGTSLISQTSVLSMITQRLAPTVSLAVAAIVFTVLISVPLGVIAAWRQGSWIDNLVMSISVVGFSVPVFVIGYIVIQVFAINLGWLPVQGYRSLEHGFTEFASRLVLPALTLSSVYIALIARMTRASMLEVLKEDYIRTARAKGLGERLVLFRHALRNAGVPILTVIGTGFALMVSGVVVTESVFNIPGLGRLIIDAVLARDYPVIQAIILLTAGLYVLINLLIDLSYAVTDPRIRY; encoded by the coding sequence ATGCTCAGTTACTTCATTCGCCGACTGCTGGCGGCCATACCGGTAATGCTGGTAGTCGCGCTCAGCGTCTTTCTTCTACTGCGCCTGGCCCCGGGCGACCCGGCGGTGATCATCGCCGGCGACATGGCAAGCCCCGCCCAGGTGGAGAGCATTCGCGTAGCACTCGGGCTCGACCAGCCCATCTACACCCAGTTCGTCATCTGGATGGGCAACATGCTCCAGGGTGATTTCGGCACCTCGCTGATCTCCCAGACCTCGGTGCTGTCGATGATCACCCAGCGCCTTGCGCCCACCGTTAGCCTCGCGGTGGCGGCCATCGTCTTCACCGTGCTGATCTCGGTGCCCCTGGGTGTCATCGCCGCTTGGCGTCAGGGAAGCTGGATCGACAACCTCGTCATGTCGATTTCCGTGGTCGGCTTCTCCGTGCCCGTCTTCGTGATTGGTTACATCGTCATTCAGGTGTTCGCGATCAACCTGGGGTGGCTGCCGGTACAGGGCTATCGCAGCCTGGAACACGGCTTTACTGAATTCGCCAGCCGCCTGGTGCTGCCAGCGCTGACGCTGTCGTCGGTCTATATCGCGCTGATCGCGCGCATGACCCGCGCCAGCATGCTCGAAGTGCTCAAGGAGGATTACATCCGCACCGCCCGCGCCAAGGGCCTGGGCGAGCGGCTGGTGCTGTTTCGCCACGCGCTGAGAAACGCCGGCGTGCCGATTCTCACCGTTATCGGTACCGGTTTCGCGCTGATGGTCTCCGGAGTGGTGGTAACCGAAAGCGTGTTCAACATCCCCGGGCTCGGGCGGTTGATCATCGATGCCGTGCTGGCACGGGACTACCCCGTGATCCAGGCGATCATCCTGCTGACCGCCGGGCTTTACGTGCTGATCAATCTGTTGATCGATCTCTCCTACGCCGTGACCGACCCGAGGATCCGCTACTGA
- a CDS encoding ABC transporter permease, translated as MRPSLHAVTSRLLHLRPRTTTWIAAIILIVITLMALLAPLIAPFDPTAINPANRLQEANATYWLGTDAYGRDLFSRVVYGARVSLTVGVGVAALTLLIGLPLGLIAGYFRAIDAVLMRFMDGLMAIPGILAAIAIVSLTSANLWMLMIAITVPEIPQIVRLVRSNVLATREEAFVEAATLMGTPTRTILWRHLMPNTFAPLIVQCTYVCAAAILTEATLSFLGVGLSSEIPTWGNIMSDGRIYFQLKPSLIFWAGFLLSLCILSINLLGDAARDSLDPTMKRKES; from the coding sequence ATGCGCCCATCACTGCACGCCGTGACCTCTCGACTGCTGCACCTGCGCCCGCGCACCACCACGTGGATCGCCGCCATCATTTTGATCGTCATTACGCTGATGGCGCTGCTGGCCCCGCTGATCGCGCCTTTTGATCCGACTGCGATCAATCCCGCCAACCGGCTACAGGAGGCCAATGCCACCTACTGGCTGGGTACCGATGCCTACGGCCGCGATCTTTTTTCACGCGTGGTGTACGGCGCCCGCGTCTCGCTCACCGTCGGTGTCGGTGTGGCGGCGCTCACACTTCTGATCGGTCTGCCGCTGGGCCTCATTGCCGGCTACTTTCGCGCCATCGACGCGGTGTTGATGCGCTTCATGGACGGGCTGATGGCGATTCCCGGCATTCTGGCGGCCATTGCCATCGTCTCGCTCACCTCGGCGAATCTCTGGATGCTGATGATCGCGATCACGGTACCGGAGATCCCGCAGATCGTACGTCTGGTGCGCTCCAACGTGCTCGCCACGCGGGAAGAGGCCTTCGTGGAAGCCGCGACGCTCATGGGCACACCCACTCGCACGATTCTCTGGCGCCACCTGATGCCCAACACCTTCGCCCCGCTCATCGTGCAGTGCACTTACGTGTGCGCCGCGGCGATTCTGACCGAGGCCACGCTGTCGTTTCTGGGCGTGGGGCTAAGCTCTGAAATCCCCACCTGGGGCAACATCATGTCCGACGGGCGCATCTACTTTCAGCTCAAGCCGTCGCTGATCTTCTGGGCGGGCTTTCTGCTGTCGCTGTGCATTCTGTCGATCAACCTGCTGGGCGACGCGGCGCGCGACTCGCTGGACCCCACCATGAAGCGCAAGGAGAGTTGA
- a CDS encoding ABC transporter ATP-binding protein, whose product MPIEPPVLSVDQLIVDTTDKTPKRILKSVSFDIHAGETLCLVGESGSGKSVSSLTAMGLLPKRSLIATGGRITLDGESLLEATPKRLSQLRGSRMAMIFQEPMTALNPVLSVGKQLDEVLACHTSLSGAERFAQVLDALAQVHLPDIERIYHSFPHQLSGGQRQRIMIAMALLLKPRLLIADEPTTALDVTTQHQILKLIRELQERHGTAVLFITHDMGVVVDIADRVCVMKTGEIVETGPVRDVLGRPQHAYTRRLLEAVPSLTPRPARPIKSERRVLGVTELHKEFAPKRGLLGFLKPRRAATHAVNDVSFELQAGRTLGIVGESGSGKSTLARCVMRLITPTGGTVRVNGQDIAALRSRSLKPHRGRIQMVFQDPYRSLNPRLTIGQSLTEGPTNYGKPYREALARARELLELVGLPADAIERYPHQFSGGQRQRIAIARALAMEPDVIVADEAVSALDVSVQAQVLALLDDIQERLGVAVLFITHDLRVAAQICDDVLVMQRGQVVEYGPAEQVLGNPRADYTRQLIEVAPGRSWDFTAFAPVA is encoded by the coding sequence ATGCCAATTGAGCCTCCCGTACTGAGCGTCGATCAGCTGATAGTCGATACCACCGACAAGACGCCCAAGCGCATTCTCAAGAGCGTCTCCTTCGACATTCACGCCGGCGAAACCCTGTGTCTGGTGGGCGAGTCCGGCTCCGGTAAATCGGTATCATCGCTGACCGCCATGGGGCTATTACCCAAGCGAAGCCTCATCGCCACCGGCGGGCGCATCACTCTGGACGGCGAATCGCTTTTAGAAGCCACGCCCAAGCGCCTGAGCCAGCTTCGCGGCAGCCGCATGGCGATGATCTTCCAGGAGCCGATGACCGCGCTCAACCCGGTGCTAAGCGTCGGCAAGCAGCTCGACGAGGTGCTGGCCTGTCACACCTCGCTATCCGGTGCCGAGCGCTTCGCCCAGGTGCTGGACGCGTTGGCCCAGGTACACCTGCCGGATATCGAGCGCATATATCACAGCTTTCCCCACCAGCTCTCCGGCGGGCAGCGCCAGCGCATCATGATCGCCATGGCGCTGCTCTTGAAGCCCAGACTCTTGATCGCCGACGAACCCACCACGGCGCTAGACGTCACCACCCAGCACCAGATACTCAAATTGATTCGCGAACTGCAAGAGCGCCACGGCACCGCGGTGCTGTTCATCACCCATGACATGGGCGTGGTGGTGGATATCGCCGACCGTGTCTGCGTCATGAAGACCGGCGAGATCGTGGAAACCGGCCCGGTGCGTGACGTTCTCGGCCGCCCGCAGCACGCCTACACCCGGCGCCTGCTGGAAGCGGTGCCCAGCCTGACCCCGCGCCCCGCCCGTCCCATCAAGAGCGAACGCCGCGTGCTCGGGGTTACCGAGCTGCACAAGGAATTTGCGCCCAAACGCGGCCTGTTGGGCTTTTTGAAACCGCGCCGCGCGGCCACCCACGCGGTCAATGACGTCAGCTTCGAGCTCCAGGCCGGGCGTACGCTGGGCATCGTCGGCGAGTCGGGCTCCGGCAAGTCGACGCTGGCGCGCTGCGTGATGCGCCTGATCACCCCGACCGGCGGCACCGTGCGCGTCAACGGCCAGGACATCGCCGCTCTTCGCTCGCGAAGCCTCAAGCCGCATCGCGGGCGCATTCAGATGGTGTTTCAGGACCCCTACCGCTCGCTGAACCCGCGTCTGACCATCGGCCAGAGCCTGACCGAAGGCCCAACCAACTACGGCAAGCCGTACCGGGAGGCCCTGGCCCGGGCGCGCGAACTGCTAGAACTCGTGGGTCTGCCGGCGGATGCCATCGAGCGCTACCCGCACCAGTTTTCCGGCGGCCAGCGTCAGCGGATCGCCATCGCCCGGGCGCTGGCGATGGAGCCGGACGTCATCGTGGCGGATGAAGCCGTCTCGGCGCTGGATGTCTCGGTGCAGGCCCAGGTACTAGCGCTTTTGGACGACATTCAGGAACGTCTCGGCGTGGCGGTGTTGTTCATTACCCACGACCTGCGCGTCGCCGCTCAGATCTGTGATGACGTCCTGGTGATGCAGCGTGGCCAGGTAGTCGAATACGGCCCCGCCGAGCAGGTGCTGGGCAACCCGCGCGCCGACTACACCCGCCAGCTGATCGAGGTCGCGCCCGGGCGAAGCTGGGATTTCACCGCCTTTGCCCCGGTCGCGTGA